In Aedes albopictus strain Foshan chromosome 3, AalbF5, whole genome shotgun sequence, the genomic window AACATTTATGCGATGTGGGCCCAACAttggataaaatttgacccgactttgacgcgacattcgatactttttcagtctggcggaattttgcacaGATTTTCCAGAAGCTCTCAAAAGCGCAACAACATTAAAACAATACAATGTTATCActtcaaattattatagaactaacaCATTTTAATAAGTAAATAAATGTATTTTGACATATAAAATATAACTTTAACTATAACAACCTATGACAATATGATTATTTGGTCAAACTGATAATTACTTGGAGTGACCGGAATTAGGAACACAAGTGAACGGAGTTAGGATCATACTGATTGGAATTAGGAACAACAACTTGTTTttaaaagtggccattttcaaaaCAAGTGGAGTGTTTGCAACCTTGATTATATTTTTCTAGCAGTATAGAGACATAATGAAACAGCGTTGCACAATTACAGCCATTAAATGCAGAACATGTATTTTCTACAGCTGTTAGACTTAGTTCATCGCCTTAAGTGAACGGAATTGGGTGCAGTCACGGTAACAGCTTAACATTTCACTATTTAACCAATaccaaatttggaaaaaaaagtaTCCGTTCCTTCTATGTGTTCGgctggcacatggatatttgcaatAGAGAAGCAAGGCTCGGAACGATGTGCGGAGGTTTTTTGCAactacacagcgaaacaaaaattaactatttgTCTGTCTCAACAGCAAACTGATGTGTCTGCGATGGATTTTAGGCCGCTGAATCGAAACCGGGCTcatatttgctccaacacgtcacagtcACGTCAACACGTCACAGCTATACCtctatttatagggtaaaatatacgattttgggctttttaagCTGCTAGCTACTAagaatagaaatatttttttaagcaatcagaaggtaaattggtcaagtaACATGtacattaacgactcatgcaaaatatttcgatagatagcgatttatgttaggtacgttatttcccatacaagtcaccctccaaaagttgcatgcaagtttacttactaacataaaatgcttatctatcaaatttgatttggcaaaacgaaatattttgcatgagtcgttaatttagattttAATTGACCAGTTTACCCTTTGATTTGATTTTCATGATTAATGGCTTGCAATAAAAAgccaaaaatcgcatattttgctctataaattgagatatagctcaaaatttccACATTcttgagcaaatctgagcccggattcagaatCAGCTATCCAAAATCTGCCAAAGACAcatgagtttgctcttgagacacaaAAATGTGCTATCGATGGTATGCCGCACAGGCCTCCATGTACAATGACCGAATAGAAAGATTGCTGAGTCAGCAAATGCTGACAGACAGAACAATGGTGGTAGCCAGGCGGAAGAAACACTTCAAAATTTCCCTGTACTATAACATGAACGTAGATCTATGAGCAGGTTTTACATAGggcctgggaccatttgggcaggggcaccTATTTTCGGCActttctactataactcagtcaattttaaaccgatggACTTGTTTTTTGAAACAATCAGATACATACATGTTTTTTGAAACACAATCAGACAAACATAcagcatgttcaaaaattcaagtcaatcggattgaaattgactgagttatagaagcaagtgcccaaaatagcccCCCCTGCCCAAATAGTCTCAGACCCTAGTTGACGACGACCAGTGATGGAAGCAGTGGAACCATCAATACTGGATGATTTTAAGAACGTCCCAAATGAACTGAAAAACAAGGCTGATCGATATAACAGGACTGATAGCGGTCAATCAtgcaaaaaaaacttatttttgtgACCACGAGATGGAaaaaagtaaagtgtgggtcccgagatgaactagcctagggcttaaaatctcgttaatacagataaaaaaatatctagaaatAAGCTTTAAACAAGTAAAATGTTTATGGACCCAGGAAAatgtttatggacagcaccttaAGGAAATACTGAGGAAATGCTAATAGGAACATATGGTGAAATTACTGTAAAAATAAGAAATAGTTATACTACTAAAAACCCTACAGCAAtcattggaggaaactctgggaaaatccctgaaaagcaatgttgcattttttaaagattttctagctggtttaattttttttaggatttttttttctaggatttctccagttattatctatctatctatctatatataaatgagtttgaagttcctttgaggcaacaaaacttaagaacgggtgaaccgatcaggatgacttatgcagggtttgaATCGTAATcatagtggctgtgtttatatgcagaaaaagttacaaaaatccactagaaaagtaaacaaacgatcgatcaacgatcaaatctgacatACATGTCAatagttgctcctccgtgattgatctgagctggtaccaattgcactgagatccaaatgaataagggctgggtctctccacttattctcaaagtgcaattctagcagcccatgcattttgaatcaataacggcgccggccacgcccttatagtcagttgggaaaggaaaggaatgttagagtgtgctggttgttgctactaaaggccgagagcacctctgcatccccacaaccagcacggactggggtatttgttagacggaaaggatgggagatctgggagtcaccgttgggtccgttagtgttcgtaaggtgatagattgtgtggtgaataaggtcaagcggcacagcacgctttggttgcataacttggaAGGGAggaaaacgactttttttttcaattcgtttctggttctagcgatggctatgaacatatgaatatacatgagttgtatatgtagagaaaagagaaagtggatagaaagatacaaagtaggatgaaagggacgggccagggattgaacccatgaccttctgcatacgaatcagaagcggtagccactagaccaccaagcccgtctaaaatccactagaaaagtaaacaaaatgataaagtactgattttttatgagccgggaacaaattcagcctgatcaaaattaaatcaatctagagtggaTTTTCACTAGAACTGTCTCTAGAACTACGTGGTGGACCACGTGGCTATTTAATAAAAATGCTTAAAGTCAGAAACTTTTGAGAATAGGGTAAATGtatcaatagtggtgctattagtagctccttgtagttaaataattgaataaaattgataatacaacaaaataaaaagtctggaaacgttaatcggtagtttttcacttaaatttgcttcacttaaataaataaaaatcatgGTTTATTTCTGTTACTTGtacccaggcttgataatcctcctcgaaatcaaaagagtttagcaacatgctctagagcggtgttttgttttcgcctcgtcgcgagggagcgaacgaaccccaaacagagaggcaataaaaactgagcgaggaagaggggaacgaaaaaagagccgatgattatttcgggtttttgagtgcgattttcgcctcgagagtctttctttgtatgggagtggaactcgcgagagctttttgagtgtgagtggacgtgagaaacacaacaaacaattatgagtgttggacgaactcctcgctgcgcggccagCTCGCGCTCGgcgctgttgaggatttgcgttgtgatttctgagttttattttcactcctcagcaaatcgccaaaatcgcttcctcattttctcgcgagggagtttctgtcaagcctgcttgtaccaactataggtacacggtttctattatggaggtaaaatttaacattggttcctatagtggcgcatcccattaaattcttatgggacccaccactataggagcaCTACCATTACTATTAGGTgcaaaagagcaaaaaaaaaaaaggaaaataattgtgtaaaataagtttttcgtcaaatcctgaacacaaaattgaattaaccctctaatacccaaatttttgattttggtctaaatatcatttttcgtcatctaaaatcgatttaaacatgttttggaagatgatttttttttaattctcgatttcgtgaatttcagtttttgatttttctaatttttatttttgaacatccccacagttttatatttttcctggaagcctatttggagtacggattttttgagatgaaaacattttgagattttatgattattgttgaaatatttttatttttattttttttcatagaaatatttattttccgtgtattttaaggaaaataattttagagtgtattcgattcccttaaactataaaactaggatagaatgatttgggaaaaaaattaaaatatgttaattgtagccattcaatacaaaataaacaatggctTCTAGAAGGTGGCtaaaacatctatttttcaaagatttttaaaaaatataaatatgctttaaaatacaccaaaaactattttgtttGTATATCACAAAATAGTTTTTGGATAGATGACAAtccttaatatcagccaaaaatataaaagttttgattttccacgaaacaaaatttacaaaaatgctcaaactacaccccgtctaaaggcgggattgggtattagagggttaatgttaTTAATTGGGGATGTTGCATCTATTACAAATGCCATTTGCAAGCTTCTTGGTTGGAATAGTACTAAATTGTCACTACCATCACTAtgggtactacctccactaagggagcttttaccctattcgTTAgtaatttcttttgatatttctgcaggaatttttgatagaaaattttcAGGCAAATTACTTGAACATTTTCAAGATGAATAGATTTTAAGTGTTATGGTAGAtgttattttttatattatataATGGATATTATATGTTAAGATCATTTATAAAGATGGGAGAGTGCTAGCATGTTTTTCTGAAGTTTATTGCTACGACAATAAACTACATAAATGTTACTAAGCTggtttatttcaaaactttgtaGATTAATTTTGTATTGAATTATTACTGAAAAATATTACCAAAGAACCAAAGACTCTAGTATAAAAGAAATACAAAAATGGCTTAAATGTTACATGTTAGATTATCAgattatcagaaggccggctccagaggcacgttatcctccatttgggacatttgtgccatgtaAGATTAACAAAACAAAGTTCGTCGAAGGCATTCGTCTATCGCCGCTTGGTAGATAAAAATAAGGCAATCTCACACAACAAACTTATGGTGCGAATCAGAGTAATATCATATACACTAAAAAAAACACTAATTCTGCGAGGGCTGAATTCTAGGGGCAAATATGTACACGCCAAATtcacgaaaatcgcgaaatccgcgcggtTGTAGCAACCCTGATTGAacgcaaagattttttttttaatttctgaattttaacataggctaattcttcacaagtcAAAAGGAGACCCTTCTGAAGTTAATGTAAGCACATCAGGTCGAgctcagggccccgggcccccacattttaggggccctacAAAACCTTTTTTTTGGTTGCTCACatcaactttatttttcatattgctcaactactgttcgaaaataaagaaagaaaaaaatacgCTCATTTCTCCAAGGcccccacatccgctcgggccccgggtcCCCACAACCCTTGATCCGGGCCTGCCTACAAGAAAGGGCGCAAGCTAATGTGTTTCAATTACAGAATCGTATTTATATGCGCAGTCTTAATGTAATTACATACGGTAGAGAACAACATGTGGAATACTCTACAAGTCTACAGATATTATGCTAGGGATAGGGTTAAAAAACTTACCTCTTATCGTTGTGGTGTATGAGTCTTGATCCCTCTCGAGGCTGGCAGCAATGATGGTCGAAGCGCTGGCGCTTATCGAACTATTTGAGCCCCGGGTATTTGCTGTTATAATCCCGATGTTGGACGTTTTATTGGTAGCTTTACTCCTACTGATCAACATGGGAACATTCCTGTTAGTCCTGTTGACGGATGATCTGCAGAAGTACGTCAGCACTGCCAGACATGCCAGGACACAAAGCACAGTTACGCCCGTCAAAGCGCCTATCGTAGTAGTCGTCCACTTGATAGGCGATTCATTTACTTCGTCGAATTCGATCGAGAGGGGCACGCTAGTTGATTTTGGTGGAAACCCTGTATCCGTTGCAATCAGATGGAGTTTGAAACTCATTTTGTCAGGTACGTCGTACTTCAACCAAACAGTTCCTCCAGAATCTATATAAAACAAATTGGCATGATCGCCTCGCAAGGAATAAGTGATCTTATCTCTAACATCTCCATCAGCAGCTTCAACTTTTCCTAACGCTAAGGGAGTAGAAAAATTACGATTCCTAACTTTAAACGTATAGTGTGGTTTTCTGAATCGAGGTTCCCAGTCGTTAACGTCTAGAACTTCTACAAGCACTTCCGCGTATTCTTTGTTACTGCCATCATTTAGTTCTACGGTAAATTTGTGAGTAGGCTGCGTTTCATAGTCTAACCATCTGCTAAGTTTAACATCACCGTTCCTATCGATTGAGAACCAATACAACTCGGTATCGTTTAGAATTCTAAGATTTACATTCCATGCCATGCTTCCTTTGATAAGTTTCAAAATAGTATTGCCTGGGTTATAATTCTCCTTTATCTTAAGTCTGTATATCGAATGCATGAAACTTACTTTATCAATTGTGCTGACAGCAGTAGATTGCAACTGTGACAATATTACTGTACTCAGCGCATAACGATCATTGTTATCCAACTGTGTAGCTTTCACTACCAAAGTAATGGGATTCGATATGTTTAACTGTTTTGTTAATCTTAACGCTGCTGTTTTAGAATCAATAGTAAAATACGTAGAATGTGAAGATGGGACTATGGAGTATGTTAACGAAGCGTTCAAGCCAGAATCTTGATCAATTGCTTTTATAGGTTCTGTATGAAATTTGATTTCCGAAGGGACTACATTCCCTTGAAATGTTCCGTGGTATACgtcttgaaagaattttggatTTTGATCATCTGCATCGAGCACAAAAATGGTTAGCGTGGTGTCGGAATATTTTGGCGGAACACCTTGGTCTTGAGCGCGTAAAACAACCGTAAAGTTCCTGAGAGTTTCATAATCTAGTTCGTGCTTCAGTACAAGTGTCCCTTCCAAGGGAGAAATGAAAGCTACGTATTTGGATTGTGGTCCGGGGAGCACTTGATACTCAATCGTGGAGTATGGCCCCGGTTGGTCCATGTCGAGAGCTCGAATACCCTGCAAAATTCTACGGAAAGCAATGTTAATGACAATCATCCGTTACACAATTGGCCTAGAAAGTCTTACACATCCACTGTTTTGTTAACAGTATAGCATCACAGATAGTTGATTTGTTACAAGTAGTACATATTACCCTCGCCTATGTGAACGATCATTTAAAACATTTTCATTTAGATCCACAGCATACCCTGTCCAGTCCACCCAACCTCTGTCTTTGAGAGCTTTCAATTGTTGTAGCAGTTTGGGACATCGGCAGAAACAGCTCCGTAACCAGTAAAGAAAATGAGAAACTTACCGAGGAGCTGGCGCTCCCGTTCACTGCGCCTCAGCAACGGTTGACCCTCATCCTCGGATTCGTGCTGTTCTAGTTGCGAAGGGAAGCGCTCCGGTGTTACAGTCTTGTTAGTCGCATCGTAATCTTGAACAGCCGATTTGATTTCAGCAtcttaggtgccggccagagtggatgcgccacgcggcgcggcgcggaaatttgcacgcaagggaataacaatcaataagaaggagctgtcaaatcgtaaGGGATATCCGCGTCgcatcgcgtgacgcgtccatTCTGGCCATACCCTTATTCGATTTCCTCGCGACGGTTGGGATTGCCATCCTCAGTATCACCTTCCCCTTCTTGCTCCGGAGGGAAACACACCACCAGCGGAGAATTCTTGTCAGGACATTTCTGGTACGGAAAGTCATTCGTCGCAATTCACATCACGAGCAATGGTTATCTTCCTTGCGGCGAGATCTTACAATCGATAGCCATTTGGAACATATCCAACCATCATGGTCTCCCGGTTCCTCGCGTCGAGTTTCTTGCGCTGCTGTTTTGGTTTCCAGGCGTAGGCTTTACACACGTAGTTTCTTCAAGCACGGTTTACTCCCATACCAGCACTCAGCAGGGGTTACCGTCTTGGGCAGGGCTGCCGTCGGGCTCCAATTGATGAGGTTAACAGCGGTGAGGACTGCTTCGGGCCACATCATCTGGGGAATGCTCGACTCGACCAGCATGGATCGGACCCTTTCGACCAATGTTCGGTTACACCTTTACGCAACGCCATTCTTCTGTAGCGTGTATCCTACCGTCGGTTCAATTTGGATGCCATTTCTAGTCACATTTGCCATACTCACCTTGGTCCTTGGTCCGCCCtcaaacttgaaattttcaagctTAACTTCGCCGATGCTATGGCTTCATATTCTTGAAACATGCTAAATATAACGGACTTCCTCCGCATCATGTACAGCACCAcaaagtgagtaatactcactgAGTATGGTCATCGATGAAGCTCACCAGGACTAGTCCCAAACAGGGAAATCGATGGGACCACGACCGAACACGTTTCCAGGGGCCTGGTCGCTTGATCGCGAGATCCGCTGAAAGGGTCGCGGCATTGCTTCCCTAGCATACACGCGTCGCAGAAGCCATCGCCTTCATTCCTTGCTCGCTCAAATGTCCAAGCCACCTGTACCAGAGCTCATCTGTCTCCGTCATGCACAAATTCACGGTTGGGCATTCCAGATCGATCTCCAGCTCGTACAGTCCACCCCTCAGTTGGGCGGTGGCGATAACTTCCCCGTCTTTCTTCAATATTGTGACTTTGTCGACGAAGTTTACCAGCACGCCGGCCATGACGAGCTTCTTTACGGACATGAAATTGTCGCGCAACTCCGGGATGTACAGTATAGACattatagattccatagactcgcggagacatggttgagcaatacgattttagtgtgttttaccgtgaatttaaTAGAGTGTACCGAGCGGATGTGACGTCACACATTCCATTGTCACTATTGAcctcgtgacgtcatgctcgtttggctacacgaactgacagacCGTTtgactacagttgtcttcgcctccgcgagtctatggaatctatagtgtctataatgtACAGTACTTCTTTCATGTGCAACGGGAATTGTTTGTTGCTGTTGCCATGGAGCTCACCAACCGTTTTCGCAAGAAGAGATTGGCCTTCCTTGGCaacgttaacccttatgtggccaacagggtacccgggtacccagcgcccattttaaaatcacggtgtagaaaaaagcaaaaaagtttatcggacacataacggttaataacaATCGGCTTCTTCTGCTTCCGAACCACCGAAAACGCTTTGCTGTCGTTGATGAGGTTGATGTTGCCCCTTCGTTCAGCTTCAGTCGGTTGAGCTGCTTCCGGACCAGGTGCTGCGACTTGGTTACGAGCGTCGCTTCGAGGGCTGCCCACATTTCCATGGCTGC contains:
- the LOC109416622 gene encoding protocadherin Fat 4, coding for MWKPGAFIIISLCFVKAQIHLIDSRCYLAEGGSAENFLASEDAAVGSVLGTLGINGDPKTDISLSLREKDSPISIAPLSKNIILSKPLDKEGVEGPASVYVNVICDRRMSNDPSFLIPVNIRVTDVNDNSPAWIGAPYVVNISEVTIVGTRILQGIRALDMDQPGPYSTIEYQVLPGPQSKYVAFISPLEGTLVLKHELDYETLRNFTVVLRAQDQGVPPKYSDTTLTIFVLDADDQNPKFFQDVYHGTFQGNVVPSEIKFHTEPIKAIDQDSGLNASLTYSIVPSSHSTYFTIDSKTAALRLTKQLNISNPITLVVKATQLDNNDRYALSTVILSQLQSTAVSTIDKVSFMHSIYRLKIKENYNPGNTILKLIKGSMAWNVNLRILNDTELYWFSIDRNGDVKLSRWLDYETQPTHKFTVELNDGSNKEYAEVLVEVLDVNDWEPRFRKPHYTFKVRNRNFSTPLALGKVEAADGDVRDKITYSLRGDHANLFYIDSGGTVWLKYDVPDKMSFKLHLIATDTGFPPKSTSVPLSIEFDEVNESPIKWTTTTIGALTGVTVLCVLACLAVLTYFCRSSVNRTNRNVPMLISRSKATNKTSNIGIITANTRGSNSSISASASTIIAASLERDQDSYTTTIRDIVNRAQQPHKTVVRSSDMEQDSLTNSETGFHCSYPTTTQSGASWHQRSCMLGEKAPNDNDTNGENKLTVYF